TTGTTAGCCCGAGGACGTCAGGATGATCATGAGGAAATCATTCGTCACCGCTTGCAAGTGTATCGGGAACAAACGGCTCCCTTAATTGATTATTATCAGGATCGAGATCAGCTTTATCACATCGATGGAAACCGTTCTATTGATGAAGTGACTGAGGATTTGAGCCAGATTGTTTCTGCTTAGGAGATTTCCGGGTTCTTGAAGTGTAAACTTTTTCCCGAAGTTTTCCAGCAGCCAGATGGATCGAAGAGCAACTCTTTGGACTAAAGTTCCTCCTACCTTACGAGTCAACATCTCCCCTCAGCCGTTGGTTTACCCTAGATTTCCCCAGGAATTGAAGGAAAGAGATTGACAAAAAACAGAGATTACGCTCAATTTTTTGATAAAATCTGTTAAGAAATGCGTTTGAACTCGAATTTCTAAACGTCGTCAGAGGAGCAAATCTCGGTCTTCTGTTGATCGAGGGGACAGATTGTTGAATTGAGGTAAAAATAACTTGGCTAAACAAGATCTCATTGAAATGGAAGGGACAGTCACTGAATCCCTTCCTAATGCTATGTTTCGCGTAGACTTGGATAATGGGTTTAATGTCTTGGCGCACATTTCGGGCAAAATTCGTCGGAATTACATTAAGATTTTGCCGGGAGATCGCGTCAAAGTAGAATTAACCCCCTATGACCTAACCAAAGGCAGAATCACCTATCGTCTACGCAAAAAATAGATTGAAATCTTATCCCTTAGCCTTTGGGGTAAGGGTTAGACTAGATAAAAATCAGGTTTTCAGTGATATAATAATAAATTTGTTGTAGTGTCGCCCAAATTGGCATGAAAGTTCGAGCATCAGTCCGCAAAATTTGTGAAAAGTGTCGCGTCATTCGCCGTCGAGGACGAGTGATGGTGATTTGTTCTAACCCCAAGCATAAGCAACGCCAAGGCTAACACCCTGGGTGATTCGGCGAGGACTGGCTCTGGGTCTTCCTGAACACAGGAAAACGAAACAGACTCAAGATTTCAAACTGCTGCGATTCACGCCTAGCTTTGAACCCGCCTAGATCCTGGTTAAGTCTTTAAGGAGTAGCTACAATTATGCTCCTTCCCACGCGAAAGAGTGTGCAGTATCCATCTAAACCGTAGCTTCAACTTGCATTCAGGGCTCAAGCCCTTCAGCCGATTGGGGATCAATTAATTGCCTATCATTCTACTGCATGATTTAGGCATTGTTGTGATTGTACATTTTAAAGGGAGACGTTCATTGTGGCACGGATAGCCGGAGTAGACCTTCCACGGGATAAACGTGTTGAAATCGGTCTGACTTACATTTATGGAATTGGACTTTCACGGTCTCAACAAATCATCAAAGACACGGGTGTCAATCCTGATATCCGCGTTAAAGATTTGAGTGATGCTGATGTTGCAGCCCTACGCGCCGCCGTTCAACTGTATCAGGTGGAAGGGGATCTGCGACGGATGGAGGCGATGAATATTAAACGCCTCATGGATATTGGTACCTATCGGGGGCGTCGTCATCGTCTAGGTCTGCCTGTGCGCGGTCAACGCACACGGACAAATGCTAGAACCCGTCGAGGCGTTCGCCGTACCGTTGCGGGCAAGAAAAAAGCAGCCGCTAAGAAATAATTAGGCAGGGCGTTTCCAACGACAGAAACTGCTGATTAAACTCCAGCAGCGTTCTGAATTCACAGAACAAGAAAATCGTAAACGAGATTACTATGGCGCGACAAACGAAAAAAACAGGGCCTAAAAAGCAAAAACGTAACGTCCCCAATGGGGTAGCCTACATCCAATCCACCTTTAACAATACGATTGTAACGATTACTGACCCTAATGGAGAGGTCATTTCTTGGGCCTCTGCCGGGTCTACAGGATTTAAAGGGGCTAAAAAGGGGACTCCTTTCGCTGCACAAACCGCAGCAGAAAACGCGGGACGCCGAGCCAATGATCAGGGAATGCGTCAGATTGAAGTCATGGTCAGTGGCCCGGGTGCGGGTCGGGAAACCGCGATTCGCGCGTTGCAAGGGGCTGGTTTAGAAATTACCCTGATTCGAGACATTACTCCAATTCCCCATAATGGTTGCCGTCCCCCCAAACGACGTCGAGTTTAAGTGCAGTTGTGCAAAGCTGTACAGGTGCACGTGGGTCGCGTCTCTACTAGCAAGAATGAACCAAAACGCTTAGTTTCATTCTTTGCCTTATACTGTCAATTCATTTTGGGGTTCAATGGAGAAGGGAGGTCCATCGGTGGCGCAGTTTAAGATTGAGTGTATTGAATCGAACACTGATACAGACCGGAGTCAGTACGGAAAATTTGTCTTGGAACCTTTAGAACGGGGTCAAGGGACAACGGTTGGTAATGCCCTAAGACGGGTTTTACTCTCGAACTTAGAAGGATCAGCGATTACATCAGTCAGGGTTGCTGGTGTTAATCATGAGTTCGCAACGATTACAGGGGTTAGGGAAGATGTTTTGGAAATTCTGCTCAACCTCAAAGAAGTTGTTCTCAAAAGCTATACCCATCAAAAACAAATCGGTCGCTTACTTGTCCAAGGCCCAGCGACGGTAACCGCAGGTCATTTTGATTTACCGTCCGAGGTTGAGGTAGTAGACAAAAACCAATATATCGCTACCCTGGCTCCTGGAGCAACCTTGGAAATGGAATTCCAAGTTGAGAAAGGAACGGGATATCGGGCTGTTGAGCGCAGCCGGGATGAGGCAACGGCTTTGGATTTTCTCCAAATCGATGCCGTGTTTATGCCTGTGCGAAAAGTAAATTACACCGTTGAGGATGCACGGGTCGGGGGGTCTTTAGAAAAAGACCGACTGATCATGGAAATTTGGACAAATGGGAGTTTCTCACCCCAAGAAGCCCTGAGCCAAGCCGCCAATATTCTGGTGGATTTGTTCACCCCGTTGAAAGATATCACGCTGGAATCGATTAAAAGTGACCAGAATGATGATATCGATCCGACCAGCCAAATCCCTATTGAAGAACTTCAGTTGTCGGTTCGGGCTTACAACTGCCTCAAACGCGCTCAAATCAACTCAGTGGCAGACTTACGAGATTATACTCAAGAAGACCTATTAGAAATTAAAAACTTCGGTCAGAAGTCTGCTGAAGAAGTCATCGAGGCGTTACAAAAACGCTTAGGAATTACGCTACCTCAAGAGCGAGCCTCTAAACCGGCGGCTTCATCACCTTGAGAAGCTAGTTTGACCGAATTCAGTAAACAGTAATCAGTAATCAGTAATCAGCCAAAAGAAAATATAACCCTAAACTCTTGCACTGATAACTGATAACTGATAACTGATAACTGATTTAACCCACTCAATCATTTTCTACCTTAAGGTAATTATGCGTCATCGTTGTCGTGTTCCCCAATTGGGCAAACCTGCGGATCAGCGTAAAGCACTGTTGCGATCGCTGGCAACCGAACTTATTCGTCATGGTCGAATCACCACCACGAAAGCTAGAGCGAAAGCGGTACAATCAGAAGCAGAAAAAATGATTACCCTGGCCAAAGACGGCTCCTTAGCAGCCCGTCGCCAAGCCATGGGGTATATCTATGACAAACAACTGGTTCATGCCTTATTTGAGGGAGCCCAAGAACGGTATGGTTCGCGCAATGGGGGTTACACCCGTGTTGTTAGAACCGTAAGCCGTCGGGGAGATAATTCACAAATGGCAATTATTGAATTGGTGTAGGAACCCTGAGTGCTGTTGACGATTGGCGGTTGGCGGTTAATGGTCAACGGTTAAGCCTGGGGTTAATCCCTCCATTGCATAACAAATAATGGATCAACAGCGTATTGCCTTAGTGATTCAGTATCAGGGAACTCACTTTCAAGGTTGGCAACGACAACCGAATCAACGGACAGTACAGCAGGAAATTGAAACCGCGATTGCGACGGTAACTCAAACTCCCGTGACACTGCACGCGGCGGGTCGCACGGATACGGGGGTTCATGCGGCAGCCCAAGTGGCGCACTTTGATGCACCCAGCCATATCCCAGCTTATCGTTGGGCGACCATTCTCAACAATCGCTTATCTGAGGATGTGTTGATTCGGTCATCAGCTTCTGTTCCCTCCGCTTGGCACGCTCGCTTTTCCGCCAAATGGCGTCGATATCGGTACACCCTCTATACAGATCCTCGACCCAACTTATTTGTCCGTCCTTTCACTTGGCATTACTACCATCATCCTTTGGATGAACAGTTAATCCAATCCGCCTTAGAGCAATTACTGGGATATCACCATTTATCGGCTTTTCAACGGAGTGGC
The sequence above is a segment of the Planktothrix tepida PCC 9214 genome. Coding sequences within it:
- the truA gene encoding tRNA pseudouridine(38-40) synthase TruA, coding for MMDQQRIALVIQYQGTHFQGWQRQPNQRTVQQEIETAIATVTQTPVTLHAAGRTDTGVHAAAQVAHFDAPSHIPAYRWATILNNRLSEDVLIRSSASVPSAWHARFSAKWRRYRYTLYTDPRPNLFVRPFTWHYYHHPLDEQLIQSALEQLLGYHHLSAFQRSGTSRPHAWVDIQFVSCQRQEPFIHIEVQASGFLYGMMRLLVGLLVQVGNGERSLEEFRDIWVQERREVVKYAAPAQGLCLLRVGYPEFPFDQAIWFDTFPKFVVG
- a CDS encoding DNA-directed RNA polymerase subunit alpha, which codes for MAQFKIECIESNTDTDRSQYGKFVLEPLERGQGTTVGNALRRVLLSNLEGSAITSVRVAGVNHEFATITGVREDVLEILLNLKEVVLKSYTHQKQIGRLLVQGPATVTAGHFDLPSEVEVVDKNQYIATLAPGATLEMEFQVEKGTGYRAVERSRDEATALDFLQIDAVFMPVRKVNYTVEDARVGGSLEKDRLIMEIWTNGSFSPQEALSQAANILVDLFTPLKDITLESIKSDQNDDIDPTSQIPIEELQLSVRAYNCLKRAQINSVADLRDYTQEDLLEIKNFGQKSAEEVIEALQKRLGITLPQERASKPAASSP
- the infA gene encoding translation initiation factor IF-1, translating into MAKQDLIEMEGTVTESLPNAMFRVDLDNGFNVLAHISGKIRRNYIKILPGDRVKVELTPYDLTKGRITYRLRKK
- the rpsM gene encoding 30S ribosomal protein S13 — its product is MARIAGVDLPRDKRVEIGLTYIYGIGLSRSQQIIKDTGVNPDIRVKDLSDADVAALRAAVQLYQVEGDLRRMEAMNIKRLMDIGTYRGRRHRLGLPVRGQRTRTNARTRRGVRRTVAGKKKAAAKK
- the rpmJ gene encoding 50S ribosomal protein L36 codes for the protein MKVRASVRKICEKCRVIRRRGRVMVICSNPKHKQRQG
- the rplQ gene encoding 50S ribosomal protein L17; its protein translation is MRHRCRVPQLGKPADQRKALLRSLATELIRHGRITTTKARAKAVQSEAEKMITLAKDGSLAARRQAMGYIYDKQLVHALFEGAQERYGSRNGGYTRVVRTVSRRGDNSQMAIIELV
- the rpsK gene encoding 30S ribosomal protein S11, which produces MARQTKKTGPKKQKRNVPNGVAYIQSTFNNTIVTITDPNGEVISWASAGSTGFKGAKKGTPFAAQTAAENAGRRANDQGMRQIEVMVSGPGAGRETAIRALQGAGLEITLIRDITPIPHNGCRPPKRRRV